A part of Podarcis muralis chromosome 13, rPodMur119.hap1.1, whole genome shotgun sequence genomic DNA contains:
- the LOC114583303 gene encoding vomeronasal type-2 receptor 26-like, whose translation MENTWIASAMSEKDQGVNRSIVPESKEVIEQLYSAMLKPHLEVVPKGYQHILTLAFAVKEINEDPHILPNITLGFHLYDSYNNARNTYFATLLLLSRVEKFVPNYICDVENNLAGVIGGLDSEISFYMATVLDIYKIAQLIYGSAPVMNDKSPGLPFYQMAASEALQYEGILSLLLHFRWTWIGVIATDNDNGERFVQTISPMFTKSGVCFEFIERIPTFSFISEIPGMLTQGATINEKIFSSKANVVVASGESYSMATLRVFSYFSEHDDKTKNVESKVWIISAQVEFASFVFQRNWDAGIFSGAIAFEIHIRNPPGFHQYVLHRNPSSTDGDGFIRDFWQQAFECVFPDNTTDKVEGNICTGEEKLESLPGSLFEMSTTGHSFSIHSAVYAMAHALHAMSTSRLRHRRMAYKKKGKNLNQQFWQLHHFLRSISFNNTAGDVVFINQNGEAASSLDINNWIIFTNQSFHRVRVGRIDPQAPPDQSFILDADAITWHSWFNQTQPLSVCTKRCIPGSSKKVKEGQPPCCYDCIACAEGKIANQDDMNDCYKCPDKEYPSKNQDTCLPKDISFLSYEEPLGISLACFSLSLSLITALVLGTFMKHHDTPIVIANNRNLTYTLLISLLLCFLCALLFIGRPENMTCLLRQTAFGIIFSTAVSCVLAKTFTVVLAFIATKPESRMRKWVGKELGHSILLSCSIVQVGICTVWLSTSPPYPDVDMHSMTEEIILECNEGSVTMFYCVLIYMSCLATVSFAVAFLARKLPDSFNEAKFITFSMLVFCSVWLSFIPSYLSTKGKYMVAVEIFSILASGVGLLGCIFSPKCYIIILRPELNNREQLIRKKN comes from the exons atggagaaCACCTGGATTGCCAGTGCTATGTCTGAAAAGGATCAAGgagtcaacagaagtatagtgccaGAATCAAAAGAAGTAATAGAACAGCTCTATTCTGCCATGctcaaaccacacctgga GGTGGTGCCTAAGGGTTACCAGCACATCTTGaccttggcatttgctgtaaaGGAGATCAATGAAGACCCTCACATCCTACCCAATATCACCTTGGGCTTTCACTTATATGACAGCTATAACAATGCAAGAAACACATATTTTGCGacactgctgcttttatccaGGGTGGAGAAATTTGTTCCTAACTATATATGTGATGTTGAAAATAATCTGGCTGGGGTCATAGGAGGACTTGATTCTGAAATCTCCTTTTATATGGCAACTGTTTTGGATATCTATAAGATTGCGCAG CTCATTTATGGCTctgctccagtgatgaatgataaaagcCCAGGGCTTCCCTTCTACCAGATGGCAGCCTCGGAAGCCCTTCAGTATGAGggaattctctctttgcttctgcatttcaggtggacatgGATTGGAGTCATTGCAACGGacaatgacaatggagaaagatttgtgcaaaccATTTCCCCAATGTTTACCAAGAGTGGTGTCTGCTTTGAATTCATAGAAAGAATCCCCACTTTtagttttatttctgaaattccaGGCATGCTAACACAGGGGGCAACAATAAACGAGAAAATCTTTAGCAGCAAAGCTAACGTAGTGGTTGCCTCTGGAGAATCTTACTCCATGGCAACTTTGAGAGTGTTTTCATACTTTTCAGAACATGATGACAAGACAAAGAATGTAGAAAGTAAAGTATGGATAATATCAGCCCAGGTTGAGTTTGCTTCATTTGTCTTTCAAAGGAACTgggatgcaggaatattcagtgGTGCTatagcctttgaaattcacattagaAACCCACCAGGATTTCATCAGTATGTTCTGCACAGAAACCCTTCCAGCACAGATGGGGACGGTTTTATCAGGGACTTCTGGCAACAGGCCTTTGAATGTGTATTCCCAGATAACACTACAGACAAGGTGGAGGGGAATATTTGCACCggagaagagaagctggagagccttcctggttcactttttgaaatgagCACGACAGGCCACAGTTTCAGCATCCACAGTGCTGTCTACGCCATGGCCCATGCTTTACATGCCATGTCCACATCCAGACTCAGACATAgaagaatggcatacaaaaagaaagggaagaatcTGAATCAACAGTTTTGGCAG ctccatcactttctgagaAGCATCTCATTTAACAATACAGCTGGAGATGTGGTCTTCATCAACCAGAATGGGGAGGCAGCATCTAGCTTGGATATTAACAACTGGATCATATTCACCAACCAAAGTTTTCACAGAGTGAGAGTTGGGAGGATAGATCCTCAGGCTCCACCAGACCAATCATTCATCCTTGATGCAGATGCCATAACATGGCACAGTTGGTTTAACCAG ACTCAGCCTCTTTCTGTCTGTACTAAGAGATGTATTCCAGGATccagcaagaaagtgaaggaggggCAGCCACCTTGCTGCTACGATTGCATCGCATGTGCTGAGGGGAAGATTGCAAACCAGGATG ATATGAATGACTGTTATAAATGCCCAGACAAAGAATATCCAAGCAAAAACCAGGATACATGTCTACCCAAGGATATcagcttcttgtcttatgaagaacctttgggcatcagtttagcctgcttctctctttctctttccttgatCACAGCTCTGGTACTAGGTACATTTATGAAACACCACGacacacccattgtcattgcaaacaaccgaaacctcacctacactctcctcatctctctcctgctctgcttcctgtgtGCATTGCTTTTCATTGGCCGACCTGAGAACATGACGTGCCTCCTCCGACaaacagcttttggcatcatcttctcaacTGCTGTTTCTTGTGTCCTGGCAAAAACTTTCACGGTAGTTTTGGCCTTCATAGCTACGAAGCCAgaatccaggatgaggaaatgggtggggaaagaactAGGCCACTCCATTCTCCTTTCCTGCTCCATAGTCCAAGTAGGCATATGTACTGTGTGGCTGTCAACCTCTCCCCCATacccagatgtggacatgcactCAATGACAGAAGAAATTATACTAGAATGCAATGAAGGATCTGTgacaatgttttactgtgtcctcatCTACATGAGCTGCCTGGCAACTGTCAGTTTTGCTGTGGCTTTCCTCGCCAGGAAGTTaccagacagtttcaatgaagccaagtttatcactttcagcatgttggtcttctgcagtgtttggctctcCTTTATTCCCTCCTATCTGAGCACTAAAGGAAAATAtatggtagctgtggagatcttctccatcttagcctCTGGTGTTGGGTTGCTGGGCTGCATCTTTTCTCCCAAATGTTATATAATCattctgaggcctgagctgaacaatagggaacagctaataaggaagaaaaattaa
- the LOC114593287 gene encoding vomeronasal type-2 receptor 26-like, with the protein MNKKSQGVFFQKMFPNGDHQYRGIIQLLLHFQWTWIGVVSQDGENTEGFIDNVLPMFSQSGICFDFIETFPKLTSSSGTTDMVWEGFHCVSVIMGSTMNVVVVHGEIQTMMVLKMVPQILKFEHIPMRTKGKIWFLTAQMDITSFPFQRNWDISFLHGSLSLGIHSVNLLAFQKFLQIKNPSTEKEDGFIKDFWEMSFNCPFPSSVTDNIGGQICTGGEEMEALPVSVFEMRMTAHSYTIYNAVYAVAHALHIRHSSQFKLRGMTKEVRWELPNPQPWQLHQILKSISFNNSAGEKVRFDANGELIAGFDIINWLMFPNQSFLRVKVGKIDSLGIQEKPFTIHEDVIVWPNPFNQTRPISICNDHCGSGYSRTKKEGKPFCCYDCVPCPEGKISNQEDMDDCFQCPEDQYPNIGQDKCLPKDRSFLSHGEPLGISLVTVALLLTFTTTLVLRIFIKHRETPIVKANNRTLTYVLLIPLILSFLCPLLFIGQPTKITCLLRQTAFGVIFSVAVSCILAKTTIVVLAFMATKPGSRMRRWVGKHLAISIVLFSFLIQMMMCSAWLIVAPPLPDLDKHSVTKEIVLQCNEGSVTMFYCVLGFMGMLAMVSFTVAFLVRKLPDSFNEAKFITFSRLVFCSVWLSFVPTYLSTKGKYMAAVEIFSILASSFGLLGCIFSPKCYIIFVRSELNSRGQFIIRKK; encoded by the exons ATGAATAAAAAGTCTCAAGGAGTTTTCTTCCAAAAGATGTTCCCAAATGGGGACCATCAATATAGAGGAATTATCCAGTTACTGCTGCATTTCCAGTGGACATGGATTGGAGTGGTTTCTCAAGATGGGGAAAATACAGAAGGTTTTATAGACAATGTACTTCCAATGTTTTCCCAGAGTGGCATCTGCTTTGACTTCATAGAAACATTCCCAAAGCTAACATCTTCCAGTGGTACCACTGACATGGTGTGGGAGGGCTTTCACTGTGTCAGTGTTATTATGGGAAGCACTATGAATGTTGTGGTTGTACATGGAGAAATTCAGACGATGATGGTATTGAAAATGGTGCCCCAGATTTTAAAATTTGAGCATATACCAATGAGGACCAAGGGTAAAATCTGGTTCCTGACAGCCCAGATGGATATCACATCATTTCCATTCCAAAGAAATTGGGACATAAGTTTCCTTCATGGTTCTCTGTCCCTTGGAATTCACTCAGTGAATCTGTTAGCTTTCCAGAAGTTCCTTCAGATCAAGAACCCAAGCACAGAAAAAGAAGATGGTTTTATcaaggacttctgggaaatgtCATTTAACTGTCCATTCCCCAGCTCTGTGACAGATAATATAGGTGGGCAAATCTGCActgggggagaggagatggaggCACTTCCTGTGTCTGTTTTTGAAATGAGAATGACAGCTCATAGCTACACCATCTACAATGCAGTCTATGCggtggcacatgctttgcacatcAGACATTCATCCCAATTCAAGCTCAGGGGAATGACAAAGGAAGTAAGATGGGAGCTTCCAAATCCACAACCGTGGCAG CTCCATCAGATTCTCAAAAGTAtttcatttaacaacagtgctggagaaAAGGTGCGTTTTGACGCAAATGGTGAATTAATTGCTGGCTTTGACATTATAAACTGGCTCATGTTTCCAAACCAGTCCTTTCTTAGAGTCAAAGTTGGGAAGATAGACTCCCTGGGTATCCAGGAAAAACCATTCACCATTCATGAGGATGTCATTGTATGGCCCAACCCATTTAACCAG ACTCGGCCCATTTCTATATGTAATGATCATTGCGGTTCAGGTTATAGTCGGACCAAGAAGGAAGGGAagccattttgttgctatgattgcgttccatgtccagaaggaaagATTTCCAACCAGGAAG ACATGGATGATTGTTTTCAATgtccagaagatcagtatccaaacattGGCCAGGATAAATGTCTTCCAAAAGATAGAAGCTTCCTGTCTCACGGTGAACCTCTGGGGATCAGTTTGGTCACGGTAGCTCTTTTATTGACTTTCACTACAACTTTGGTGCTTAGGATCTTCATCAAGCACAGAGAGACTCCTATCGTGAAAGCCAACAATCGGACCCTCACCTATGTTCTCCTCATACCCCTcattctctccttcctttgtccTTTACTTTTCATTGGCCAGCCCACAAAAATAACCTGCCTCCttcgacaaactgcttttggagtCATCTTCTCAGTAGCAGTGTCTTGCATCTTAGCAAAAACAACTATAGTGGTTCTAGCTTTCATGGCTACCAAGCCAGGCTCCAGAATGAGGAGATGGGTGGGGAAACATCTGGCCATCTCCATTGTTCTTTTCAGTTTCCTCATTCAAATGATGATGTGTAGTGCCTGGCTGATAGTTGCTCCCCCACTCCCTGATTTAGACAAGCACTCGGTGACTAAAGAAATTGTACTGCAATGTAATGAAGGATCAGTcaccatgttctactgtgtccTAGGCTTCATGGGAATGCTGGCCATGGTCagtttcactgtggctttcctagttaggaagttaccagacagttttaatgaagccaagttcatcaccttcagcaggttggtcttttgcagtgtgtggctgtCCTTTGTTCCTACCTACCTGAGTACCAAGGGAAAGTACATGGcggctgtggagatcttttctaTTTTGGCCTCTAGTTTTGGGTTACTGggctgcatcttttcccccaaatgttatATCATTTTCGTGAGGTCAGAGTTAAACAGCAGGGGACAGTTTATCATAAGAAAGAAATAA